One segment of Paenibacillus rhizovicinus DNA contains the following:
- the flhF gene encoding flagellar biosynthesis protein FlhF: MKVKRYIVNALPEALPMIRSELGIDAVILNTKEIRVGGFLGMFRKKKTEVIAAVETSGGESAKPAGRPAAPVPKATLSPEAAASMAATLSAAVAIREKQPRAEEDVVAKHAATAVLTPEQEQFARVTSPAAVYAARTATSAPTATAPTVSIASNGGDSLSRSNVVQATPTADSRRPRVSEDLLMEEIRDMKQWIMRMSNQQRVKSRPAAIQDLCERLEEQEVSEQWIDQLIQSIEAQLELNQDDHEQEAPDRSTVWKLAETILLDWLKDFEEGAISRDTRVIHFVGPTGVGKTTSIAKLAAEQTLKAGRKVGFITSDTYRIAAVDQLRTYATILNVPLEVVFSPSEVARAFHALEDRELIFMDTAGRNFRNELYVSEVNSLLQTGSYSETFLVLSLTGKFSDMSAVAGNFAKFGVERVLFTKQDETSAVGSILNLALEHGLKPTFIAYGQTVPDDIAAFRASTYVAQLLGDSHE; this comes from the coding sequence ATGAAGGTAAAGCGCTACATCGTGAATGCCTTACCTGAGGCACTGCCAATGATCCGCAGCGAATTGGGCATCGATGCCGTTATATTAAATACGAAAGAAATTCGCGTAGGCGGATTTCTTGGCATGTTCAGGAAGAAGAAGACTGAAGTGATCGCGGCCGTAGAGACAAGCGGAGGCGAAAGCGCGAAGCCAGCCGGTCGTCCTGCGGCTCCTGTCCCCAAGGCGACACTCTCGCCGGAAGCGGCTGCGTCTATGGCAGCCACCTTATCGGCTGCGGTTGCAATCCGAGAAAAGCAGCCTCGGGCTGAAGAAGACGTTGTCGCAAAACATGCAGCGACTGCAGTTCTTACCCCCGAGCAGGAGCAGTTCGCGAGGGTTACCTCTCCGGCTGCCGTCTATGCGGCACGTACGGCTACCAGTGCACCTACGGCTACCGCACCGACAGTTTCGATTGCGTCTAATGGCGGAGACAGCTTGTCCCGGTCAAACGTTGTTCAGGCAACGCCTACGGCAGATTCTCGCAGGCCTCGAGTGTCCGAAGATCTATTAATGGAAGAAATTCGCGATATGAAACAATGGATCATGCGGATGTCCAACCAGCAGCGGGTAAAATCACGGCCAGCGGCTATACAAGATTTGTGCGAACGTCTAGAGGAGCAGGAAGTGAGCGAACAATGGATCGATCAGTTGATTCAATCCATAGAAGCGCAGCTCGAGTTGAATCAAGACGATCATGAACAAGAGGCTCCTGATCGATCCACCGTATGGAAACTTGCCGAAACCATTCTGCTTGACTGGTTGAAAGACTTTGAGGAAGGCGCGATCTCCAGGGATACGAGAGTCATTCATTTCGTAGGCCCAACCGGAGTCGGCAAGACAACCTCGATCGCCAAGCTGGCTGCCGAGCAAACTTTGAAGGCAGGCCGGAAGGTCGGATTCATTACTTCCGATACGTACCGCATCGCCGCGGTCGATCAACTGCGCACGTATGCGACGATTTTGAACGTGCCGCTCGAAGTTGTATTCTCGCCATCCGAGGTCGCAAGGGCATTCCATGCTTTAGAGGATCGGGAACTGATCTTCATGGATACCGCAGGGCGCAATTTCCGCAACGAATTGTATGTTTCGGAAGTGAACAGCTTGCTTCAGACAGGCAGCTATTCCGAAACGTTCCTGGTGCTGAGCCTGACGGGCAAGTTCAGTGACATGTCCGCGGTTGCGGGCAATTTCGCGAAATTCGGGGTAGAGCGTGTACTATTCACGAAACAAGACGAGACCAGCGCGGTTGGATCTATTCTGAATTTAGCGCTGGAGCATGGGTTGAAGCCAACCTTCATCGCATACGGCCAAACCGTTCCAGACGATATCGCAGCATTCCGCGCCTCGACGTATGTTGCGCAACTGCTGGGGGATTCGCATGAATGA
- a CDS encoding MinD/ParA family protein, which translates to MNDQAEALRHMVRNQEMSDAGRMTRIITVTSGKGGVGKSNFSLNFAIALSRLGKKVLVFDADISMANIDVLMGISSTYNLYHLLKQEKTIWEIIQEGSQGVHFIAGGSGFKDLLDLSPSQLDFFAQQIGRLQGQYDIIIFDTGAGLSKETVKFIAAAQETIVVTTPEPTSITDAYALIKMVTAMENGVNFKLIVNRAVDEREGKATADKIGLVARRFLELDIPVLGILPDDPNVSKAVKKQVPFGIAFPGTDASKAINEIAYRFAEVPGSPASANSGVKGFLQRMFKRS; encoded by the coding sequence ATGAATGACCAGGCGGAAGCGTTAAGGCATATGGTTCGTAACCAAGAAATGAGCGATGCAGGAAGAATGACCCGCATCATCACGGTAACAAGCGGGAAGGGCGGCGTCGGCAAATCGAACTTCAGCTTGAATTTTGCGATTGCCTTATCGAGACTCGGCAAGAAGGTACTCGTTTTTGATGCCGATATCAGCATGGCGAACATTGACGTGCTGATGGGCATCTCGTCGACTTATAATCTCTACCATCTGTTAAAGCAAGAGAAGACGATCTGGGAGATTATCCAGGAAGGGTCGCAAGGCGTGCATTTTATCGCCGGCGGTTCGGGGTTCAAGGACTTACTGGACCTCTCGCCATCTCAGCTGGATTTTTTCGCGCAGCAGATCGGCAGGCTGCAAGGCCAATACGATATCATCATCTTCGATACCGGAGCGGGATTATCCAAGGAAACGGTCAAATTCATTGCCGCGGCGCAGGAAACGATCGTTGTCACGACACCTGAACCGACTTCAATTACGGATGCTTACGCATTGATCAAAATGGTAACGGCGATGGAAAACGGCGTGAACTTCAAACTCATCGTCAACCGTGCGGTGGACGAGCGTGAGGGTAAAGCGACGGCCGACAAAATCGGGCTTGTCGCCCGCCGGTTTCTGGAGCTGGACATTCCAGTGCTCGGCATCTTGCCGGATGATCCGAACGTCTCGAAAGCGGTAAAGAAACAGGTTCCGTTCGGAATCGCTTTTCCCGGTACGGACGCGTCCAAGGCCATCAACGAAATCGCTTATCGGTTTGCTGAAGTTCCCGGTTCTCCTGCTTCCGCGAACAGCGGCGTCAAAGGATTCCTGCAGCGTATGTTTAAACGATCATAA